A region of Pasteurellaceae bacterium Orientalotternb1 DNA encodes the following proteins:
- a CDS encoding ABC transporter ATP-binding protein has translation MALINLSNAYLGFGDHPLLDHTELHIEQGERVCLVGRNGAGKSTLMKVLAGEVQLDDGKLIFEKDIVVTRLEQDPPRHIEDTVFNYVAEGIAHLADLLKQYHHISQQMQTDYSEMLMSQLAQVQAQLEHANGWQFENRIQDTLKLLELDPDKRLCELSGGWVRRAALARALVADPDVLLLDEPTNHLDVDTIAWLENLLLDFKGSIIFISHDRAFIRKMATRIVDLDRGKLVSYPSNYDVYLETKAEDLRVEALQNELFDKKLAQEEVWIRQGIKARRTRNEGRVRALKALREERRNRRDVLGTAKIQLDQTARSGKIVFELENASYEVTGKTLLKNFSTTILRGDKIALIGPNGIGKTTLIKLLLGEIQATSGSVRCGTKLEVAYFDQYRAELDPEKTVMDNVADGKQDVEVNGVKRHVLGYLQDFLFPPKRAMTPVKALSGGERNRLLLAKLLLKPNNLLILDEPTNDLDVETLELLEEMLTDYQGTLIIVSHDRQFIDNTVTECFIFEGDGVVNKYIGGYHDAKQQQANYHATLENKRSDPSKNLQKSAEKSPLVEPEKPKVEPAKKVKLSYKDQRELETLPEKMEQLEAEIEALQAEVNSAEFFSKAPSYTQTQLQKLADAELALEQAFERWEELENIKNGNF, from the coding sequence ATGGCTTTAATTAACCTTTCAAATGCCTATTTAGGCTTTGGCGATCACCCTTTACTTGACCACACAGAACTACACATTGAGCAAGGCGAGCGGGTCTGTTTGGTGGGACGAAACGGGGCGGGCAAATCCACTTTAATGAAAGTACTCGCAGGCGAAGTGCAGCTTGACGATGGCAAATTGATCTTTGAAAAAGATATTGTTGTCACCCGCTTAGAGCAAGATCCGCCCCGCCATATCGAAGATACCGTTTTCAATTACGTTGCTGAAGGGATCGCACATCTTGCCGATCTTTTGAAGCAATATCACCACATTTCGCAGCAAATGCAGACCGATTACAGTGAGATGCTGATGTCGCAACTGGCCCAAGTACAAGCCCAGTTAGAACACGCCAACGGCTGGCAATTTGAAAACCGCATTCAAGATACGCTGAAATTGTTAGAACTCGATCCCGATAAACGTTTATGTGAACTGTCGGGCGGTTGGGTTCGCCGTGCGGCATTGGCTCGGGCGTTGGTTGCCGATCCTGACGTGTTGTTGCTGGACGAGCCAACCAACCACTTGGATGTGGATACGATTGCGTGGCTGGAAAATCTGTTGTTGGATTTCAAAGGCAGTATCATTTTTATTTCCCACGACCGTGCCTTTATTCGCAAAATGGCGACCCGTATTGTCGATTTAGATCGTGGCAAATTAGTTTCCTACCCAAGCAATTATGATGTCTATTTGGAAACCAAAGCGGAAGATTTGCGGGTTGAAGCCTTGCAAAATGAGCTGTTCGACAAAAAACTTGCCCAAGAAGAAGTGTGGATCCGCCAGGGTATCAAAGCCCGCCGCACCCGTAACGAAGGGCGTGTAAGAGCCTTAAAAGCATTACGGGAAGAGCGAAGAAATCGCCGTGATGTGTTAGGCACTGCCAAAATTCAGCTCGATCAGACCGCTCGCAGTGGAAAAATTGTATTTGAACTTGAAAACGCCAGCTACGAAGTGACAGGCAAAACCTTACTTAAAAACTTCAGCACCACCATTTTGCGAGGTGACAAAATTGCCTTGATTGGTCCAAACGGTATCGGCAAAACCACTTTGATTAAATTACTACTCGGTGAAATTCAAGCCACTTCAGGCTCAGTACGTTGCGGCACCAAATTGGAAGTTGCCTATTTTGATCAATATCGTGCGGAACTCGATCCTGAAAAAACCGTGATGGATAATGTCGCCGATGGCAAGCAAGATGTGGAAGTGAACGGTGTTAAACGCCACGTTTTAGGCTATTTGCAAGATTTCTTATTTCCACCGAAACGGGCGATGACCCCAGTCAAAGCCTTGTCAGGCGGGGAACGTAACCGCTTATTACTGGCGAAATTGTTGCTCAAACCAAACAACTTACTGATTTTGGACGAACCGACTAACGATTTGGACGTGGAAACGTTGGAATTGCTCGAAGAAATGCTGACCGACTACCAAGGCACGCTGATTATCGTCAGCCACGACCGTCAGTTTATCGACAACACCGTGACCGAATGCTTTATTTTTGAAGGCGATGGCGTGGTGAATAAATATATTGGCGGCTACCACGATGCCAAACAGCAACAAGCCAACTACCATGCAACCTTGGAGAACAAGCGGTCAGATCCGAGCAAAAATTTGCAAAAATCAGCAGAAAAGTCACCGCTTGTTGAACCAGAAAAGCCGAAAGTAGAGCCTGCGAAAAAAGTAAAACTGTCCTACAAAGATCAGCGTGAATTGGAAACTCTCCCTGAAAAAATGGAACAGCTCGAAGCTGAAATTGAAGCCCTACAAGCGGAAGTGAACAGTGCCGAGTTCTTCAGCAAAGCACCAAGCTACACCCAAACCCAACTCCAAAAACTCGCCGATGCCGAATTGGCGTTGGAACAAGCGTTTGAACGTTGGGAAGAGTTGGAAAATATTAAAAATGGGAATTTTTAA